From the archaeon BMS3Bbin15 genome, one window contains:
- the rbr2_2 gene encoding rubrerythrin-2 — protein MSIHYALEAEKIHAELYSKAEEAAQEEKDFEVEKVNICPKCGYTVIGDAPDHCPVCGAKKDKFKEF, from the coding sequence ATGAGTATTCACTATGCCCTTGAAGCAGAGAAAATTCATGCAGAGCTCTATTCAAAAGCAGAGGAAGCTGCTCAGGAAGAAAAAGATTTTGAAGTTGAAAAGGTAAACATATGCCCCAAATGCGGGTACACTGTTATAGGAGATGCACCTGACCACTGTCCTGTATGCGGAGCAAAAAAAGACAAATTTAAAGAGTTTTAG